A stretch of Pseudoclavibacter chungangensis DNA encodes these proteins:
- a CDS encoding M18 family aminopeptidase, whose translation MARRRPTPAARARARAEELAAYVTASPSSYHAAAEAAARLENAGFTVLDERAAWPNDPGGYVTVRDGAFIAWRIPEHTEPHVPFAIVGAHTDSPGFRLKPSADRDAHGWRQLAVEVYGGPLLNSWLDRELRLAGRVVLRDGRSVLVATDAVARIPQLAVHLDRSVNQDGVRLDAQLHTAPILGPGSAPSAVDLLAQAAEVDAAEIAGWDVGLADAQPPLVFGAGQAMLASGRLDNLVSVHAALAALIETVPTGVVPVVAAFDHEEVGSDSRSGAAGPFLEDVLARIQDGLGTSPAERVRSFAASWCVSSDVGHSVHPNYAERHDDSAPPIAGGGPIIKINAQQRYATDARGTALWKRVCDEAGVKVQTFVSRNTIPSGSTIGPISATRLGIATVDVGIPILSMHSARELCAASDVDDLGRALGVFLAGAWPEHA comes from the coding sequence ATGGCCCGACGCCGACCCACCCCCGCCGCGCGCGCCCGTGCCCGCGCGGAAGAGCTCGCCGCATACGTGACCGCGTCGCCGAGCTCGTACCACGCGGCCGCGGAGGCCGCCGCGCGCCTCGAGAACGCGGGCTTCACCGTGCTCGACGAGCGCGCGGCGTGGCCGAACGACCCGGGCGGCTACGTCACCGTCCGCGACGGGGCCTTCATCGCGTGGCGGATCCCCGAACACACCGAACCGCACGTCCCGTTCGCGATCGTCGGCGCCCACACCGACTCGCCGGGGTTCCGGCTCAAGCCGAGCGCCGACCGCGACGCGCACGGCTGGCGGCAGCTCGCGGTCGAGGTGTACGGCGGCCCGCTGCTCAACTCGTGGCTCGACCGCGAACTGCGGCTCGCGGGTCGCGTCGTGCTCCGCGACGGCCGCAGCGTGCTCGTCGCGACCGACGCGGTGGCCCGCATCCCGCAGCTCGCCGTCCACCTCGACCGTTCCGTGAACCAGGACGGCGTCCGGCTCGACGCACAACTCCACACCGCCCCGATCCTCGGCCCCGGATCGGCGCCGTCGGCCGTCGACCTGCTCGCCCAGGCCGCCGAGGTCGATGCCGCCGAGATCGCGGGCTGGGACGTGGGCCTCGCCGACGCCCAGCCGCCGCTCGTCTTCGGTGCGGGACAGGCGATGCTGGCCTCCGGCCGACTCGACAACCTCGTGAGCGTGCACGCCGCGCTCGCCGCGCTCATCGAGACGGTCCCCACCGGCGTCGTCCCCGTCGTCGCGGCGTTCGATCACGAGGAGGTCGGCTCGGACTCCCGTTCCGGCGCCGCCGGCCCCTTCCTCGAGGACGTGCTCGCACGCATCCAGGACGGACTCGGGACGAGCCCGGCAGAACGCGTGCGCTCGTTCGCCGCGAGCTGGTGCGTCTCGAGCGACGTCGGCCACAGCGTCCACCCGAACTACGCCGAACGCCACGACGACTCGGCGCCGCCCATCGCGGGTGGTGGCCCCATCATCAAGATCAACGCGCAGCAGCGCTACGCGACCGATGCGCGCGGCACGGCGCTCTGGAAGCGCGTGTGCGACGAGGCGGGCGTGAAGGTGCAGACCTTCGTGTCGCGCAACACGATCCCGTCCGGCTCCACGATCGGCCCGATCTCGGCGACGCGTCTCGGCATCGCGACGGTCGACGTCGGCATCCCGATCCTGTCGATGCACTCGGCGCGTGAACTCTGCGCCGCGAGCGACGTCGACGACCTGGGACGCGCGCTCGGCGTGTTCCTCGCAGGAGCGTGGCCGGAACACGCCTGA
- a CDS encoding YebC/PmpR family DNA-binding transcriptional regulator, with translation MSGHSKWATTKHKKAVIDARRAKSFAKLIKNIEVAAKIGGPDPAGNPTLADAIQKAKKTSVPNDNIDRAVKRGAGLTGESIEYTTIMYEGYAPGGVALLIECLTDNKNRAAAEVRTAMTRNNGNMADPGSVAFNFERKGVIIVPHAETPTEDEILEVVLDAGAEEVIDHGEVFEIRTEAQDMVGARAALQEAGIDYDQAEAEFVPNVKVEADADTARKVLRLIDALEDSDDVQNVYTNLDVSPEVQAELDADD, from the coding sequence ATGTCCGGACACTCCAAGTGGGCGACCACGAAGCACAAGAAGGCCGTCATCGACGCGCGCCGTGCCAAGTCGTTCGCCAAGCTCATCAAGAACATCGAGGTCGCCGCGAAGATCGGTGGCCCCGACCCGGCCGGCAACCCGACGCTCGCCGACGCCATCCAGAAGGCGAAGAAGACGAGCGTCCCGAACGACAACATCGACCGCGCCGTCAAGCGCGGTGCCGGTCTCACGGGCGAGTCGATCGAGTACACGACCATCATGTACGAGGGCTACGCGCCCGGTGGTGTCGCGCTCCTCATCGAGTGCCTCACCGACAACAAGAACCGCGCGGCGGCCGAGGTGCGCACGGCCATGACGCGCAACAACGGCAACATGGCCGACCCCGGCTCCGTCGCGTTCAACTTCGAGCGCAAGGGCGTCATCATCGTCCCGCACGCCGAGACCCCGACCGAGGACGAGATCCTCGAGGTCGTGCTCGACGCGGGTGCCGAGGAGGTCATCGACCACGGCGAGGTGTTCGAGATCCGCACCGAGGCGCAGGACATGGTCGGTGCCCGCGCGGCGCTCCAGGAGGCCGGCATCGACTACGACCAGGCCGAGGCCGAGTTCGTGCCGAACGTCAAGGTCGAGGCCGACGCCGACACGGCGCGCAAGGTGCTGCGGCTCATCGACGCGCTCGAGGACAGCGACGACGTGCAGAACGTCTACACGAACCTCGACGTCTCGCCCGAGGTACAGGCGGAGCTCGACGCCGACGACTGA
- the ruvC gene encoding crossover junction endodeoxyribonuclease RuvC, producing MRILGVDPGLTRCGIGVIDVDAGRRAQFVHVEVVRSSRDLPLAERLGAIGRGVERALDEFAPDRVALERVFAQHNLRSVMGTAQISGVVLYAADRRGLGVELHTPSEVKAAVTGYGSAEKQQVQTMVQRILRLAEPPKPADAADALALALCSAWKSPVQAAERGAAAASSDVSGGLTPAQAAWREAERRAVAGARRG from the coding sequence ATGCGCATCCTCGGCGTCGACCCCGGACTCACCCGCTGCGGTATCGGTGTGATCGACGTCGATGCCGGTCGGCGCGCGCAGTTCGTGCACGTCGAGGTCGTCCGGTCGTCGCGGGACCTTCCGCTCGCCGAGCGGCTCGGCGCCATCGGCCGGGGTGTCGAACGGGCCCTCGACGAGTTCGCGCCCGACCGCGTCGCCCTCGAGCGCGTCTTCGCACAGCACAACCTCCGCAGCGTCATGGGCACCGCCCAGATCTCGGGCGTCGTCCTCTACGCCGCCGATCGTCGCGGGCTCGGGGTCGAACTGCACACGCCGAGCGAGGTGAAGGCGGCGGTCACCGGCTACGGCAGCGCCGAGAAGCAACAGGTGCAGACGATGGTGCAGCGCATCCTGCGCCTCGCCGAGCCGCCGAAGCCCGCCGACGCCGCGGACGCGCTCGCGCTCGCGCTCTGCTCGGCATGGAAGTCGCCCGTCCAGGCCGCCGAGCGCGGCGCCGCCGCGGCCTCGAGTGATGTCTCGGGCGGTCTCACGCCCGCACAGGCGGCGTGGCGTGAGGCCGAACGGCGCGCCGTCGCCGGAGCGCGACGGGGCTGA